The proteins below are encoded in one region of Tolumonas auensis DSM 9187:
- the def gene encoding peptide deformylase, with product MATLDVLRFPDERLRKIATPIEKITSDLEHIIEDMFETMYLEEGIGLAATQVNIHKRLVVVDTSENRDQPMVFINPELIEKRGETGIEEGCLSVPECRAFVPRAEWIKVRALDRHGEPFEIEADGLLAICLQHEMDHLVGKLFVDYLSPLKRQRIRQKLEKLARNER from the coding sequence ATGGCTACTCTGGACGTTTTACGTTTTCCTGATGAACGGTTGCGAAAAATTGCTACACCGATCGAAAAAATCACTTCAGACCTTGAGCATATCATAGAGGATATGTTTGAAACTATGTATCTGGAAGAAGGGATTGGGCTGGCTGCGACACAGGTCAACATTCACAAGCGGCTTGTAGTCGTTGATACTTCAGAAAATCGCGATCAACCGATGGTTTTTATTAATCCGGAACTGATCGAAAAACGTGGTGAAACAGGAATTGAAGAAGGGTGTCTGTCTGTACCAGAATGCCGGGCTTTTGTACCACGAGCCGAATGGATCAAGGTTCGGGCATTGGATCGTCACGGAGAACCGTTTGAAATAGAAGCCGATGGTTTACTGGCTATCTGTTTACAACATGAGATGGATCATTTAGTCGGCAAACTATTTGTTGATTACCTGTCACCACTGAAACGGCAGCGTATCCGGCAAAAACTGGAAAAACTGGCGCGTAATGAACGTTAA